One part of the Tachysurus vachellii isolate PV-2020 chromosome 6, HZAU_Pvac_v1, whole genome shotgun sequence genome encodes these proteins:
- the LOC132847665 gene encoding zinc finger protein 665-like isoform X1, with protein MSPSGSHDTKRRQRRIGAKNGNERNHLCSMCGKSFKRKSTLNVHKRIHTGEKPYQCTDCGMRFNNKKSHELHCRIHTGEKPYQCTECGKSFIQLAAFKGHQRVHTGEKPHQCTECGRCFSQLNRLKVHQRIHTGEKPHQCTECGKSFTEQRSLKAHLHIHTGEKPYHCTECWKSFTHYGSFKIHQRIHTGEKPYQCNECGKSFTHNGAFKIHQRIHTGEKPYQCNECGKSFTHNSAFKTHQRIHTGEKPYQCNECGKSFTQQGAFKNHQRVHTGEKPYQCNECGKSFTHNSSFKAHQHVHTAEKPYHCTECGLSFKYRSVFKTHQRIHTGEKPYYCTQCGKSFSELTILNVHQRVHMGEKRYCCKHCGKGFSDWSNYRKHERIHTGEKPYNCSQCGKTFTRNSHLKRHQLTHTRKDPTVIT; from the coding sequence ATGTCACCGTCTGGTTCTCATGACACTAAACGCCGTCAAAGACGGATTGGTGCAAAAAATGGCAATGAGAGAAATCACCTCTGCTCAATGTGTGGGAAAAGTTTCAAACGAAAAAGTACTCTCAATGTACACAAACGAATTCACACTGGAGAAAAACCTTATCAGTGCACAGACTGCGGGATGCGgtttaataataagaaaagtCACGAACTCCATTgccgcattcacacaggagaaaaacCGTATCAGTGCAcagagtgtgggaagagttttataCAACTAGCTGCTTTTAAAGGCCACCAGCGggttcacacaggagagaagccacaTCAGTGTACAGAGTGTGGGAGGTGTTTTTCACAGCTGAATCGTCTCAAAGTCCATCAGcgtattcacacaggagagaagccacaTCAGTGCACAGaatgtggaaagagttttacagaGCAGAGAAGTCTCAAAGCCCATTtgcacattcacacaggagagaagccgtatcactGCACAGAGTGTTGGAAGAGTTTTACACATTATGGTTCTTTTAAAATCCACCAGcgtattcacacaggagagaagccgtatcagtgcaacgagtgtgggaagagttttacacacAATGGTGCTTTTAAAATCCACCAGcgtattcacacaggagagaagccgtatcagtgcaacgagtgtgggaagagttttacacacaatagtgcttttaaaacccaccagcgcattcacaccgGAGAAAAGCCGTATCAGTGCAacgagtgtgggaagagttttacacaaCAAGGAGCTTTTAAAAACCACCAGCgcgttcacacaggagagaagccgtatcaatGCAACGAGTGTGGTAAGAGTTTTACACATAATAGTTCTTTTAAAGCCCACCagcacgttcacactgcagagAAGCCATATCATTGCACGGAATGTGGGCTGAGTTTTAAATATAGAAGCGTTTTTAAAAcccaccagcgcattcacaccggagagaagccgtattactgcacacaatgTGGAAAGAGTTTTTCAGAACTGACTATTCTAAATGTCCACCAGCGTGTTCACATGGGAGAGAAACGGTATTGCTGCAAACATTGTGGGAAAGGTTTTTCAGATTGGTCGAATTACAGAAAACACGAGCgaattcacacaggagagaagccttaTAACTGCTCCCAGTGTGGAAAGACTTTTACTCGAAATAGTCATCTTAAAAGACATCAGCTCACTCACACAAGAAAAGACCCCACTGTGATCACATAG
- the LOC132847666 gene encoding gastrula zinc finger protein XlCGF26.1-like has translation MSPSGSHDTKRRQRRMGAKNGNERNHLCSMCGKSFTRKSTLNVHKRIHTGEKPYQCTDCGMRFNNKKSHELHRRIHTGEKPYKCTECGKSFIQLSAFKEHQRVHTGEKPYQCTECGRCFSQLNTLKVHQRVHTGEKPYWCSECGRCFSDQRSLKAHQVIHTGEKQHHCTECGKSFTEQRGLKAHLRIHTGEKPYQCTECGMSFTLRGVFKIHQRIHTREKPYQCTECGKSFTHKSVFKTHQRIHTGEKPYQCNECGKSFTHNNAFKTHQRIHTGEKPYQCNECGKSFTQQGAFKVHQRVHTGEKPYHCTVCGMSFAYKNVFRAHQHIHTGEKPYHCTECGMSFIYKNVFKTHQRIHTGEKLYYCTQCGKSFSNLLNYRKHERIHTGEKPYNCSQCGKTFTRNSHLKRHQLTHTKDKTPL, from the coding sequence ATGTCACCGTCTGGTTCTCATGACACTAAACGCCGTCAAAGACGGATGGGTGCAAAAAATGGCAATGAGAGAAATCACCTCTGCTCAATGTGTGGGAAAAGTTTCACACGAAAAAGTACTCTCAATGTACACAAACGGATTCACACTGGAGAAAAACCTTATCAGTGCACAGACTGCGGGATgcggtttaataataaaaaaagtcacgAACTCCATCgccgcattcacacaggagaaaaacCGTATAAGTGCAcagagtgtgggaagagttttataCAACTATCTGCTTTTAAAGAACACCAGCGGgttcacacaggagaaaaacCGTATCAGTGTACAGAGTGTGGGAGGTGTTTTTCACAGCTGAATACTCTCAAAGTCCATCAGCgtgttcacacaggagagaagccataTTGGTGCTCAGAGTGTGGGAGGTGTTTTTCAGACCAGAGAAGTCTCAAGGCCCACCAGGTCATTCATACAGGAGAGAAGCAACATCATTGCACAGaatgtggaaagagttttacagaGCAGAGAGGTCTCAAAGCCCATttgcgcattcacacaggagagaagccgtatcagtgCACGGAGTGCGGGATGAGTTTTACGTTACGTGGTGTTTTTAAAAtccaccagcgcattcacacaagagagaagccgtatcagtgCACGGAGTGcgggaagagttttacacacaaaagtgtttttaaaaccCACCAGcgtattcacacaggagagaagccctaTCAGTGCAacgagtgtgggaagagttttacacacAATAATGCTTTTAAAACCCACCAGcgtattcacacaggagagaagccgtatcagtgCAACgagtgtggaaagagttttacacaaCAAGGAGCTTTTAAAGTCCACCAGCgcgttcacacaggagagaagccgtatcactGCACGGTGTGTGGAATGAGTTTtgcatataaaaatgtttttagagcccaccaacacattcacacaggagagaagccataTCATTGCACGGAATGTGGGatgagttttatatataaaaacgtttttaaaacccaccagcgcattcacaccgGAGAGAAGCtgtattactgcacacaatgTGGGAAAAGTTTTTCAAATCTGTTGAATTACAGAAAACACGAGCgaattcacacaggagagaagccttaTAACTGCTCCCAGTGTGGAAAGACTTTTACTCGAAATAGTCATCTTAAAAGACATCAGCTCActcacacaaaagacaagaccCCATTGTGA
- the LOC132847665 gene encoding zinc finger protein 850-like isoform X2: MLPSGSHDTKRRQRRMGAKNGNERNHLCSLCGKSFKRKSTLNVHKRIHTGEKPYQCTDCGRRFNNKKSHELHRRIHTGEKPYQCTECGKSFIQLSAFKGHQRVHTGEKPHQCTECGKSFSQLNRLKVHQRVHTGEKPYWCSECGRGFSQLNRLKVHQRVHTGEKPYHCTECGKSFIHHGSFEIHQRIHTGEKPYQCNECGKSFTHIGAFKIHQRIHTGEKPYQCNECGKSFTHNGAFKIHQRIHTGEKPYQCNECGKSFTRQETLKVHQHVHTAEKPYHCTECGLSFKYRSVFKKHQRIHTGEKPYYCTQCGKSFSELTILNVHQRVHMGEKRYCCKHCGKSFSDWSNYKKHERIHTGEKPYNCSQCGKTFTQNSHLKKHKRIHTGEKPYQCTDCGMRFNNKKSHELHCRIHTGEKPYQCTECGKSFIQLAAFKGHQRVHTGEKPHQCTECGRCFSQLNRLKVHQRIHTGEKPHQCTECGKSFTEQRSLKAHLHIHTGEKPYHCTECWKSFTHYGSFKIHQRIHTGEKPYQCNECGKSFTHNGAFKIHQRIHTGEKPYQCNECGKSFTHNSAFKTHQRIHTGEKPYQCNECGKSFTQQGAFKNHQRVHTGEKPYQCNECGKSFTHNSSFKAHQHVHTAEKPYHCTECGLSFKYRSVFKTHQRIHTGEKPYYCTQCGKSFSELTILNVHQRVHMGEKRYCCKHCGKGFSDWSNYRKHERIHTGEKPYNCSQCGKTFTRNSHLKRHQLTHTRKDPTVIT, translated from the exons ATGTTACCGTCTGGTTCTCATGACACTAAACGCCGTCAAAGACGGATGGGTGCAAAAAATGGTAATGAGAGAAATCACCTCTGCTCACTGTGTGGGAAAAGCTTCAAACGAAAAAGTACTCTCAATGTACACAAACGGATTCACACTGGAGAAAAACCTTATCAGTGCACAGACTGCGGGAGGAGgtttaataataagaaaagtCATGAACTCCATCgccgcattcacacaggagaaaaacCGTATCAGTGCAcagagtgtgggaagagttttataCAACTATCTGCTTTTAAAGGCCACCAGCGggttcacacaggagagaagccacatcagtgtacagagtgtgggaagagtttttcACAGCTGAATCGTCTCAAAGTCCATCAGCgtgttcacacaggagagaagccgtattgGTGCTCAGAGTGTGGGAGGGGTTTTTCACAGCTGAATCGTCTCAAAGTCCACCAGCgtgttcacacaggagagaagccgtatcactgcacagagtgtgggaagagttttataCATCATGGGTCTTTTGAAAtccaccagcgcattcacacaggagagaagccgtatcagtgcaacgagtgtgggaagagttttacacacATTGGTGCTTTTAAAATCCACCAGCGTatacacacaggagagaagccgtatcaatGCAacgagtgtgggaagagttttacacacAATGGTGCTTTTAAAATCCACCAGCGtattcacacaggagaaaagCCGTATCAGTGCAacgagtgtgggaagagttttacacgACAAGAAACTTTGAAAGTCCACCagcacgttcacactgcagagAAGCCATATCATTGCACGGAATGTGGGCTGAGTTTTAAATATAGAAGCGTTTTTAAAAagcaccagcgcattcacaccggagagaagccgtattactgcacacaatgTGGAAAGAGTTTTTCAGAACTGACTATTCTAAATGTCCACCAGCGTGTTCACATGGGAGAGAAACGGTATTGCTGCAAACATTGTGGGAAAAGTTTTTCAGATTGGTCGAATTACAAAAAACACGAGCgaattcacacaggagagaagccttaTAACTGCTCCCAGTGTGGAAAGACTTTTACTCAAAATAGTCATCTTAAAAAAC ACAAACGAATTCACACTGGAGAAAAACCTTATCAGTGCACAGACTGCGGGATGCGgtttaataataagaaaagtCACGAACTCCATTgccgcattcacacaggagaaaaacCGTATCAGTGCAcagagtgtgggaagagttttataCAACTAGCTGCTTTTAAAGGCCACCAGCGggttcacacaggagagaagccacaTCAGTGTACAGAGTGTGGGAGGTGTTTTTCACAGCTGAATCGTCTCAAAGTCCATCAGcgtattcacacaggagagaagccacaTCAGTGCACAGaatgtggaaagagttttacagaGCAGAGAAGTCTCAAAGCCCATTtgcacattcacacaggagagaagccgtatcactGCACAGAGTGTTGGAAGAGTTTTACACATTATGGTTCTTTTAAAATCCACCAGcgtattcacacaggagagaagccgtatcagtgcaacgagtgtgggaagagttttacacacAATGGTGCTTTTAAAATCCACCAGcgtattcacacaggagagaagccgtatcagtgcaacgagtgtgggaagagttttacacacaatagtgcttttaaaacccaccagcgcattcacaccgGAGAAAAGCCGTATCAGTGCAacgagtgtgggaagagttttacacaaCAAGGAGCTTTTAAAAACCACCAGCgcgttcacacaggagagaagccgtatcaatGCAACGAGTGTGGTAAGAGTTTTACACATAATAGTTCTTTTAAAGCCCACCagcacgttcacactgcagagAAGCCATATCATTGCACGGAATGTGGGCTGAGTTTTAAATATAGAAGCGTTTTTAAAAcccaccagcgcattcacaccggagagaagccgtattactgcacacaatgTGGAAAGAGTTTTTCAGAACTGACTATTCTAAATGTCCACCAGCGTGTTCACATGGGAGAGAAACGGTATTGCTGCAAACATTGTGGGAAAGGTTTTTCAGATTGGTCGAATTACAGAAAACACGAGCgaattcacacaggagagaagccttaTAACTGCTCCCAGTGTGGAAAGACTTTTACTCGAAATAGTCATCTTAAAAGACATCAGCTCACTCACACAAGAAAAGACCCCACTGTGATCACATAG